The following proteins are co-located in the Maridesulfovibrio sp. genome:
- a CDS encoding endonuclease III domain-containing protein: MSREQILIEYYKALSKRLGPCHWWPGESPFEIAVGAILVQNTNWANVEKAINNLKENDGLTPHGLRKFSMDELQELIKPSGFFRMKAIRLNNFLDFLDANSAKCITDLEDAETFELREKLLAVNGIGPETADSILLYALNKPVFVVDAYTRRIFNRHMLVHEDIDYHELQDYFMDALDPDVKIYNEYHALIVRTAKEWCKKTNPDCENCPLGKFLEN; encoded by the coding sequence ATGAGTAGAGAGCAAATATTAATTGAATACTACAAGGCCCTTTCCAAACGGCTGGGGCCTTGTCACTGGTGGCCGGGAGAAAGCCCGTTCGAGATCGCAGTGGGTGCTATTCTGGTCCAGAATACAAACTGGGCAAACGTGGAAAAGGCTATCAATAATCTCAAAGAGAACGACGGTCTGACTCCGCATGGATTGCGTAAATTTTCAATGGATGAATTGCAGGAACTTATCAAACCTTCCGGTTTCTTCCGTATGAAGGCGATAAGGCTTAATAATTTCCTTGATTTCCTTGACGCCAATTCTGCAAAGTGTATCACGGACTTGGAAGACGCAGAGACTTTTGAACTGCGCGAGAAACTGTTGGCAGTCAATGGAATCGGGCCGGAAACAGCCGATTCAATTTTGCTCTACGCTTTAAATAAACCGGTGTTTGTAGTCGATGCCTACACGCGCAGGATTTTTAACCGCCACATGCTGGTTCACGAAGATATTGATTACCATGAACTTCAGGATTATTTCATGGATGCACTTGATCCTGACGTAAAAATATACAATGAATACCACGCCTTGATTGTGCGTACAGCAAAAGAATGGTGTAAAAAAACCAACCCTGATTGTGAGAACTGCCCGTTGGGCAAATTTCTCGAAAACTGA
- a CDS encoding peptidoglycan DD-metalloendopeptidase family protein, with amino-acid sequence MSRILTKTYLIIATIALLMLCGLIPASADSAVNRLKEEIQDTQNTVKEQKQELLKLTREERSMFGELATIEDRIGNVERELFRQEDDLAGIMEDEQAAKADQRVLEGELDEIVFKLKTMLTKLWPVHSRKLENKFGSLDDWEKADRNFVWLASLYKDTKIELNKAQEKADEISANLEVQKDLRLKAQAKLSEINDTKDSLLKDKLSLLAGIKSIRALKINREQELKGLLETINKLNYKLKSLTSKKIANFQGSLPRPCEGETKVRFEPSGKPPVRGIGIQTTGNVDVKSIFWGKVVHNDTLRGFGRVVIIYHGYNYYSLYAYLAESFVKTGQEVEKDEIIGKTGYYPNLKETGLYFELRFHQKPVNPQKWLARN; translated from the coding sequence ATGTCCCGAATTCTTACTAAAACATACCTGATTATCGCGACCATCGCATTGCTGATGCTTTGCGGGCTTATACCTGCTTCTGCAGACTCCGCGGTTAACAGGCTTAAAGAAGAAATTCAGGACACCCAAAATACCGTCAAAGAACAGAAACAGGAATTGCTGAAGCTGACCCGCGAAGAACGCAGCATGTTCGGCGAGCTTGCCACTATTGAAGACCGCATCGGTAATGTAGAACGTGAACTTTTCCGACAGGAAGATGACCTTGCAGGCATCATGGAAGATGAACAGGCTGCTAAAGCGGACCAACGCGTTCTTGAAGGCGAGCTGGACGAAATTGTTTTTAAACTGAAAACCATGCTGACCAAGCTCTGGCCGGTTCATTCCCGCAAGCTTGAAAACAAATTCGGCTCACTGGATGACTGGGAAAAGGCTGACCGTAATTTTGTCTGGCTGGCTTCTCTGTATAAAGATACCAAAATTGAATTGAACAAGGCTCAGGAAAAAGCCGACGAAATATCCGCAAACCTTGAAGTGCAAAAAGATTTACGATTGAAAGCACAAGCTAAACTTTCGGAAATCAACGACACAAAAGACAGCTTGCTCAAGGATAAACTCAGCCTGCTGGCCGGTATCAAATCCATTCGCGCCCTGAAAATCAACAGAGAACAGGAACTGAAAGGGCTACTTGAAACAATCAACAAACTAAATTACAAACTGAAAAGCCTGACAAGCAAAAAAATTGCCAATTTTCAAGGGTCCTTACCTCGCCCGTGTGAGGGGGAGACCAAAGTTCGGTTCGAGCCTTCCGGCAAACCGCCAGTTCGCGGTATCGGAATCCAAACGACCGGAAATGTTGATGTAAAATCAATCTTTTGGGGAAAAGTTGTACATAACGACACCCTCAGAGGATTTGGGCGAGTTGTGATTATTTATCACGGCTACAACTACTACTCTCTTTACGCCTATCTAGCCGAGAGTTTTGTTAAAACAGGGCAGGAGGTTGAAAAGGATGAAATTATCGGTAAAACAGGGTATTACCCTAACTTGAAAGAAACGGGACTCTATTTTGAATTGCGTTTCCATCAGAAACCCGTTAACCCGCAAAAATGGCTTGCCCGAAATTAA
- a CDS encoding divergent polysaccharide deacetylase family protein, producing MDQHNPEQNNQPEVPETKPGFRAYISKPVAIAALTIAAAASICLIIALLVSGSPESNASAESPETEQTAVNSVPLYEEPMEGDLDDLVKQIDLSLINTLKAAKISMSDLRLEDVSLKKHQGRDYHFQQLSFPVSGDKQLFLANVQKGLESTALNASLHEVGTDKWLISINGVPTHKFSIFTPVVKEQKPAPVKLDPNAPKLAIVIDDMGEDLKLAKGLAALDAKITFSIWPNSSHVKKTIAIAKKSGNEIMVHLPMQPKGYPKVNPGPDALLVGMDADTIGRTTLAAISKVPGATGLNNHMGSSFTENYTGMLVALKQLNKKHLFFLDSRTTPKSAGRKAAAKAGVTFYERNIFLDNVKDVGAIKYQLSKAAKIARKKGQAIAIGHPNHETLKAIRQWVAENKGKIRIVPVSSLRPNS from the coding sequence GTGGATCAGCATAATCCTGAACAAAACAATCAGCCCGAAGTCCCGGAAACCAAACCGGGATTTCGGGCTTACATTTCCAAACCTGTTGCCATTGCTGCTCTGACTATTGCGGCTGCGGCATCCATCTGCCTGATAATCGCCCTGCTTGTTTCCGGTTCACCAGAAAGCAATGCTTCCGCTGAATCACCTGAAACTGAACAGACTGCGGTTAATTCAGTTCCATTGTATGAAGAGCCGATGGAAGGCGACCTTGACGATCTGGTCAAACAAATAGACCTAAGTCTGATCAATACCCTGAAAGCGGCCAAAATCTCCATGAGCGATTTGCGGCTGGAAGATGTTTCCCTGAAAAAACATCAGGGACGGGATTACCACTTCCAGCAGCTGAGCTTTCCTGTCTCAGGTGATAAACAACTTTTTCTCGCCAATGTGCAAAAGGGATTGGAGTCAACCGCCCTTAATGCCAGCCTGCACGAAGTTGGTACAGACAAATGGCTAATCAGCATCAACGGAGTACCCACCCATAAGTTTTCCATCTTTACCCCGGTGGTAAAGGAACAGAAACCCGCTCCGGTAAAACTTGATCCCAACGCGCCCAAACTGGCTATTGTAATCGACGACATGGGCGAAGATCTTAAACTGGCCAAAGGACTGGCCGCTCTGGATGCAAAAATAACTTTTTCCATCTGGCCTAACAGCTCTCATGTGAAAAAAACCATCGCCATTGCCAAAAAAAGCGGCAATGAAATCATGGTCCATCTACCCATGCAACCTAAAGGATATCCTAAAGTCAATCCCGGACCGGATGCCCTGCTTGTAGGCATGGATGCGGACACGATAGGCCGAACAACACTTGCAGCCATATCCAAAGTTCCCGGAGCAACCGGGCTTAACAACCACATGGGTTCAAGCTTCACGGAGAACTATACCGGAATGCTGGTAGCCCTGAAACAGTTAAACAAAAAGCATCTGTTTTTCCTCGACAGCCGGACCACCCCCAAAAGTGCGGGCCGCAAAGCCGCTGCAAAGGCCGGGGTAACCTTTTATGAACGCAACATATTCCTCGATAACGTCAAGGATGTCGGTGCCATTAAATACCAGCTTTCCAAGGCAGCCAAGATTGCCCGTAAAAAAGGGCAGGCCATTGCTATCGGGCATCCGAACCATGAGACCCTCAAAGCCATCCGCCAATGGGTTGCTGAGAACAAGGGAAAAATCAGGATTGTTCCGGTAAGTTCGTTGCGGCCCAACAGTTAA
- a CDS encoding 50S ribosomal protein L11 methyltransferase, protein MPKLLRIQFTLSELESDECQVYLGARVAHGWEEKPLDDDSIFYTIHLEDHPLGVEIVEEIKTRWPNAGCVAEEIEDENWGLAWKDYFEPVTCGQFEILPPWLLEKKTEGKNHIIIEPKMAFGTGSHPTTALCLELISKLADEGKLNADMKFFDLGTGSAILAIALAKLGLKGVGVDIDPQSIVCAQENIDNNDVDGIILSVGSADSIDPKLKYELVVANILSGPLIELCPDVTARLKKNSILILSGILVEQAEKVAAEYIKAGLPAPEIFTMGEWAGLLWRDVSAEDE, encoded by the coding sequence ATGCCTAAACTGCTTAGAATTCAGTTTACCCTTTCCGAGCTTGAAAGTGACGAATGTCAGGTCTACCTCGGCGCACGTGTTGCACACGGCTGGGAAGAAAAACCACTTGATGACGATTCCATTTTTTACACCATCCATCTGGAAGACCATCCGTTGGGCGTGGAAATAGTAGAAGAAATCAAAACCCGTTGGCCCAACGCTGGCTGTGTGGCAGAAGAAATCGAAGATGAGAACTGGGGACTCGCATGGAAGGACTATTTCGAGCCTGTCACCTGCGGACAATTCGAAATCCTGCCCCCGTGGTTGCTTGAAAAGAAAACCGAAGGCAAAAACCATATCATCATAGAACCGAAAATGGCTTTCGGAACAGGCAGCCACCCCACCACCGCGCTTTGCCTTGAACTGATCAGCAAACTGGCTGATGAAGGCAAACTTAATGCGGACATGAAATTTTTCGATCTCGGTACCGGTTCCGCGATCCTCGCCATCGCACTTGCCAAGCTCGGCCTGAAAGGTGTCGGTGTGGATATTGATCCGCAGTCCATCGTCTGCGCACAGGAAAACATCGACAACAATGATGTCGATGGCATCATTCTTTCCGTAGGAAGTGCCGACTCCATTGATCCCAAGCTCAAATACGAGCTGGTAGTTGCAAATATTCTTTCCGGTCCGCTCATTGAACTTTGTCCGGATGTGACAGCAAGACTGAAAAAAAACTCTATCCTGATTCTTTCCGGTATTCTTGTGGAACAGGCCGAAAAAGTTGCAGCAGAGTACATCAAAGCCGGACTGCCCGCCCCGGAAATTTTCACCATGGGTGAATGGGCCGGACTCCTCTGGCGCGATGTAAGTGCGGAAGATGAGTAG
- a CDS encoding S41 family peptidase has product MRKTLWMIVIISLFVISVAPEPTQAVDENRFEPLRRFSQVLDLVEHNYVNDISRKELVDDAVKGMLEQLDPHSTFLSTDDFKEMQESTSGEFSGIGIEISMEKGRLTVISPIEDTPAYKEGLKAGDIILEINGESTQSISLMEAVSKIRGKRGTDVILTILHKDANKPDKITITRDTIPIISAKSQELEDGILYLRLTRFNENTTREMHKALRDYKKKHTLKGVVLDLRNNPGGLLTQAVSVADTFINDGLIVYIEGRSKASRKDFMASEQATDVHVPIVTLINAGSASASEIVAGALKDHDRALLLGERTFGKGSVQTIIPMADGSGIKLTTALYYTPSGRSIQAEGIDPDIVYPFVPPVEDKEKDDRFILREKDLSRHLENNGKDKENSKIQDDKAKKMLERDNQLRLGLQMVKQLPRLKEIK; this is encoded by the coding sequence ATGAGAAAAACTTTGTGGATGATTGTGATCATCTCTCTTTTCGTAATCTCCGTTGCACCGGAGCCGACACAAGCCGTTGATGAAAACCGTTTTGAACCCTTGCGCAGATTTTCGCAGGTGCTTGATCTGGTGGAACATAATTACGTTAACGACATCTCCCGCAAAGAACTTGTTGATGACGCAGTAAAGGGCATGCTCGAACAGCTCGACCCGCACTCCACTTTTCTTTCCACTGACGATTTCAAAGAAATGCAGGAATCCACCAGCGGTGAATTCAGCGGCATCGGAATTGAAATCAGCATGGAAAAAGGTCGCCTGACCGTTATTTCTCCCATTGAGGACACCCCGGCTTACAAGGAAGGACTTAAGGCAGGTGACATAATCCTCGAAATCAACGGTGAATCCACCCAGTCTATTTCCCTGATGGAAGCGGTAAGCAAAATCAGGGGTAAACGCGGCACCGATGTTATCCTGACCATTCTTCATAAGGATGCGAATAAGCCCGACAAGATAACCATCACCCGCGATACTATTCCCATCATCAGCGCAAAGAGCCAGGAGCTTGAAGACGGCATCCTCTACCTGCGACTGACCAGATTCAACGAGAACACAACCCGTGAAATGCATAAGGCACTGCGCGACTACAAGAAAAAGCACACTCTCAAAGGTGTGGTACTTGACCTGCGCAACAACCCCGGCGGATTGCTCACACAGGCTGTATCTGTTGCAGATACCTTCATTAACGACGGCCTGATCGTCTATATTGAAGGCCGCAGCAAAGCCAGCCGCAAGGACTTCATGGCAAGTGAGCAGGCAACAGACGTACATGTCCCCATCGTAACCCTGATCAACGCAGGATCCGCATCAGCTTCCGAAATCGTGGCTGGCGCACTCAAGGACCATGACCGTGCGCTGCTGCTCGGCGAACGTACTTTCGGTAAAGGCTCTGTACAGACCATTATTCCCATGGCTGACGGTTCCGGCATCAAACTGACTACCGCCCTTTACTACACACCCAGCGGCCGCTCCATTCAGGCTGAAGGAATTGACCCTGATATCGTATACCCCTTTGTTCCTCCAGTGGAAGACAAAGAGAAAGACGACCGTTTCATCCTGCGCGAAAAAGACCTTAGCCGTCACCTTGAAAACAACGGTAAAGACAAGGAAAACTCCAAAATACAGGATGATAAAGCCAAAAAAATGCTTGAAAGAGATAACCAGCTCAGACTGGGACTGCAGATGGTGAAGCAACTTCCCCGCCTGAAAGAAATCAAATAG